A window of the Calditrichia bacterium genome harbors these coding sequences:
- a CDS encoding adenosylhomocysteinase — protein MESTAVKEYVKFRVKDLSLAEWGRKEIELAEAEMPGLMAIREEYRAQQPLKGARIAGCLHMTIQTAVLIETLVALGAEVTWSSCNIFSTQDHAAAAIAAAGIPVYAWKGMNAEEFDWCIEQTLFFGPDRKPLNMILDDGGDLTNMVLDQYPELVSSVKGISEETTTGVHRLKERERKGTLPLPSINVNDSVTKSKFDNKYGCRESLVDAIRRATDVMMAGKVAVVAGFGDVGKGSAESLRGAGARVIVTEIDPICALQAAMEGYEVKRMDEAVKEADIIVTATGNCDVILGRHFEVMKDKAIVCNIGHFDNEIDVAWLNKHYGHTKNSIKPQVDKYTINDHDVILLAEGRLVNLGCAMGHPSFVMSNSFTNQVLAQIELWNHSDRYENKVYTLPKHLDEKVARLHLEKIGVTLDELTPEQAEYIGVTVEGPFKSDEYRY, from the coding sequence AAGGAATATGTAAAGTTCAGAGTAAAGGACTTATCCCTCGCAGAATGGGGACGTAAAGAAATTGAATTGGCAGAAGCCGAAATGCCCGGTTTAATGGCAATCCGGGAAGAATATCGCGCTCAACAGCCGTTGAAAGGCGCGCGAATTGCCGGATGTTTGCACATGACCATCCAAACTGCGGTTCTCATCGAAACCCTGGTTGCATTGGGTGCGGAAGTTACCTGGTCTTCATGCAATATTTTTTCAACGCAAGATCACGCTGCCGCAGCAATTGCAGCCGCCGGAATCCCTGTTTATGCATGGAAAGGCATGAATGCGGAAGAATTTGATTGGTGCATTGAGCAAACCCTGTTTTTCGGTCCCGATCGCAAACCGTTGAATATGATTTTAGACGATGGCGGCGATTTGACCAACATGGTACTCGATCAATATCCCGAACTGGTTAGCAGTGTAAAAGGTATCAGCGAAGAAACAACAACCGGTGTGCATCGCTTGAAAGAACGCGAACGCAAAGGCACGCTGCCGTTGCCTTCAATTAATGTGAATGATTCCGTTACCAAATCGAAATTCGACAACAAATACGGCTGCCGCGAATCGCTGGTAGATGCCATCCGGCGTGCCACAGACGTGATGATGGCCGGCAAAGTGGCTGTCGTCGCCGGTTTTGGTGATGTTGGCAAAGGCTCCGCTGAATCGCTGCGAGGCGCTGGTGCCCGGGTTATCGTAACGGAAATCGATCCGATTTGCGCATTGCAAGCTGCAATGGAAGGCTACGAAGTGAAGCGGATGGATGAAGCAGTAAAAGAAGCGGACATTATCGTTACTGCAACCGGAAACTGCGATGTGATTTTAGGGCGCCATTTCGAAGTAATGAAAGATAAAGCTATCGTATGCAATATTGGCCACTTTGATAATGAAATTGATGTCGCATGGCTGAACAAACACTACGGGCACACAAAAAACAGCATCAAACCGCAAGTTGATAAATACACGATTAACGATCATGATGTGATCCTGCTGGCAGAAGGTCGATTGGTAAACCTCGGTTGTGCAATGGGACACCCGTCTTTTGTGATGTCCAATTCGTTTACCAATCAGGTGTTGGCGCAAATCGAGCTGTGGAATCATTCAGATCGCTACGAAAACAAAGTTTACACCCTTCCCAAACATCTGGATGAAAAAGTGGCACGCCTGCATCTCGAAAAAATTGGTGTAACACTGGATGAATTAACACCCGAACAAGCTGAGTATATCGGCGTTACGGTCGAAGGACCGTTTAAATCGGATGAGTATCGCTATTAA
- a CDS encoding tetratricopeptide repeat protein — translation MKLRLQSIALCVLFTLLWAMPAFGQQERNVGILPFHNTNGSDSWIGKGIEEYLYDKLNGISSLSVYERETLERILVRSKISSAKDVDTKTAFSVGKSTGIEVLFGGDFAQSGDNLTINFRIISTYTGAPILETILDGSTSNLFTNLSTGIRKGMEIMQLPLLAGEEQWLNSKPTNSIKAYEYYCDAYLEIDRKTPVEAVTGMFQRALMEDPNFLDAQYNLGVIYYNSRWYDKAQQQFDEIIQKNPRYYKAHFGKGVIAYLQKNNTLASQYFNKTLQLNPDFDRCYYYLGTVYTKSDSLKKGIQILEQSIEMNPNYAPAHYQLGVAEMERGWFKRAISALTKATQLDPEFYLANNKLGEAYYAINYFEEAIIEFRKAIKMRSSFATAYFNLGNAIYRRGALAEIVDAFWSLLEVQYGQVSSAEPDLATPIQGLEGLRARSREVGDEKTIQRQMVGAYRTALSFDKRFYEASYNLALTYENLSMPDSSEYYYKLAIDQKPDLAQAHMRLGKLYESQKKYRQALIEFKEVVRHEPDYFATNPKLGEEYRYINIVELVLEENMNILDKNPTNQDALEVVGKIYLSLGRLGQAEQYYEKLLTVNPDDPLAQKTLNQIRRQLRKM, via the coding sequence ATGAAACTACGACTGCAAAGTATCGCTCTTTGTGTTCTGTTTACGCTTTTATGGGCAATGCCGGCATTTGGTCAGCAGGAACGTAACGTAGGGATTTTGCCCTTTCACAATACTAATGGTTCGGACAGTTGGATTGGAAAAGGGATTGAGGAATATTTATACGATAAATTAAACGGTATTTCCTCGCTATCCGTTTATGAGCGTGAAACGCTTGAGCGAATACTCGTCAGATCGAAAATCAGCTCTGCAAAGGATGTTGATACAAAAACAGCCTTTTCCGTTGGAAAAAGCACCGGAATCGAGGTGTTATTTGGTGGGGATTTTGCACAAAGCGGCGACAATCTAACCATAAATTTCCGGATTATCAGTACTTATACCGGTGCACCGATTCTCGAAACAATTTTGGATGGTTCGACATCAAACTTGTTTACAAATCTTTCTACTGGTATACGTAAAGGCATGGAAATAATGCAGTTACCATTGTTAGCCGGCGAAGAGCAATGGCTGAACAGCAAACCAACTAACTCAATAAAAGCATATGAATATTACTGCGATGCTTATTTGGAAATTGACCGAAAAACGCCGGTTGAGGCTGTTACCGGTATGTTTCAACGGGCGCTAATGGAAGATCCGAATTTTCTGGATGCGCAATATAATTTGGGTGTGATTTATTACAATTCACGCTGGTATGACAAAGCTCAACAGCAGTTTGATGAAATCATCCAGAAAAATCCCCGATATTACAAAGCGCATTTTGGGAAAGGCGTGATCGCCTATCTTCAGAAAAACAACACACTTGCCTCGCAATATTTTAACAAAACGTTGCAACTCAATCCGGATTTTGACAGATGTTACTATTACCTCGGAACAGTTTACACAAAATCGGATTCTCTAAAAAAAGGGATTCAGATTCTCGAACAGTCGATTGAGATGAACCCGAATTATGCGCCGGCACACTATCAATTAGGTGTTGCGGAAATGGAACGGGGTTGGTTCAAGCGTGCGATTTCTGCATTGACGAAAGCGACCCAACTCGACCCGGAATTTTATCTCGCGAACAACAAACTGGGTGAGGCTTATTACGCAATCAATTATTTTGAAGAAGCAATTATCGAATTTCGCAAAGCAATTAAAATGCGTTCATCCTTTGCAACTGCGTATTTTAACCTAGGAAATGCAATTTATCGACGTGGTGCACTTGCCGAAATTGTTGATGCATTCTGGTCATTGCTGGAGGTTCAGTACGGGCAAGTAAGTTCAGCTGAGCCGGATTTAGCCACACCTATCCAGGGTCTTGAGGGCTTACGTGCGCGTTCCCGCGAAGTGGGCGACGAAAAAACCATCCAGCGGCAAATGGTTGGTGCCTATCGCACAGCCTTAAGTTTTGATAAACGATTTTACGAAGCCAGTTATAACCTTGCCCTAACCTATGAAAATTTATCGATGCCGGACAGCTCGGAATATTATTACAAACTGGCAATTGATCAAAAACCGGATTTGGCCCAAGCACATATGCGATTGGGAAAATTATACGAATCTCAGAAAAAATATCGCCAGGCTTTGATTGAATTTAAAGAAGTTGTTCGACACGAACCGGACTATTTTGCGACCAATCCTAAATTGGGTGAAGAATATCGGTATATCAACATCGTTGAGTTGGTGCTGGAAGAAAACATGAATATTCTGGATAAAAACCCAACGAATCAGGACGCGCTGGAAGTTGTTGGAAAAATTTATCTTAGCCTCGGAAGATTAGGGCAAGCCGAACAATATTACGAAAAATTATTGACTGTAAATCCGGATGATCCGTTGGCACAAAAAACGCTGAACCAGATCCGCCGCCAGCTCCGAAAAATGTAA
- the mvaD gene encoding diphosphomevalonate decarboxylase, producing the protein MKATAKAHANIALVKYWGKRDLRLNLPAVGSISMTLDALSTKTTVHFSPEFERDELWLNDKPADEKASRRTSKFLDIFRAQFAVKTFARIDSSNDFPTGAGLASSASGFAALTKAVSAALNLSLSPKELTQYARIGSGSAARSIFGGFVEMHRGKRKDGSDAFAEQLYPADYWPLEMLILITSEAQKPIGSTEGMNLTAETSPYFEAWVHSSMNDISEMRNALHKKDFEKLGILSEFSCFKMHALAMSANPAILYWNPETVRLIHEIRKLRKEGIQAYLTMDAGPQVKVICLPEDAQRLAEHLSKMEGVRRVLRSQIGGDTQICDS; encoded by the coding sequence ATGAAAGCAACAGCAAAAGCCCACGCAAATATAGCGCTCGTTAAATATTGGGGGAAAAGAGATTTACGATTGAATTTACCGGCCGTTGGCTCGATCTCGATGACGCTGGACGCATTGTCGACCAAAACCACGGTTCATTTTTCGCCGGAGTTTGAGCGGGATGAATTGTGGCTCAACGACAAACCGGCAGATGAAAAAGCATCTCGCCGCACCAGCAAATTTCTGGATATTTTTCGTGCGCAATTTGCAGTAAAAACGTTCGCCAGAATTGACAGCAGCAATGATTTTCCAACCGGAGCAGGATTGGCGTCGTCGGCTTCCGGGTTTGCGGCGTTGACCAAAGCTGTATCCGCCGCGCTTAATTTGAGCTTGTCACCAAAAGAACTGACGCAATACGCGAGAATCGGCAGTGGCTCCGCTGCGCGGTCGATTTTTGGTGGATTTGTTGAGATGCACCGTGGCAAACGCAAAGATGGCAGCGATGCTTTTGCCGAGCAGCTGTATCCCGCGGATTATTGGCCGCTGGAAATGCTGATTTTGATCACGTCCGAAGCCCAAAAGCCCATCGGCTCCACCGAGGGAATGAATCTCACCGCGGAAACATCGCCCTATTTTGAAGCCTGGGTTCATTCCTCAATGAACGATATTTCTGAAATGCGCAATGCGTTGCACAAAAAGGATTTCGAAAAATTGGGAATATTAAGCGAATTTAGCTGTTTTAAAATGCATGCGTTGGCAATGTCTGCAAATCCGGCAATTTTATACTGGAATCCGGAAACGGTTCGATTGATTCACGAAATCCGCAAGTTACGAAAGGAAGGGATTCAGGCTTATTTAACGATGGATGCGGGACCACAAGTGAAAGTCATTTGTTTGCCGGAAGATGCCCAGCGACTGGCTGAACATCTTTCAAAAATGGAGGGTGTGCGGCGGGTGTTGCGTTCGCAAATCGGCGGTGATACGCAAATTTGCGATAGTTGA